In Asanoa sp. WMMD1127, one genomic interval encodes:
- a CDS encoding SAM-dependent methyltransferase → MQTSVPSQTAFLAAAARAAHRLVDGQPRILDDHLAEPLLGDRADELLAYHRQHGDHPILAGARAQTVLRSAYTERALRTFVHRGPSQYVLLGAGLDTSPYRLDLAGTPVFELDHPTTSAAKRAALTAAQVPTDGVTFVPVDLAGASLTEALETLDPTRPTFVAWLGVVMYLSPDEVARTTAALAAALAPGSELIFDHLLPPELRDAAGDDYARQVSAVAAADGEPWRSSFVPAAVAGLLTTTGWTTLAQPEARAAVPPSTWDRHDALRPMGISALAHAHLS, encoded by the coding sequence GTGCAGACCTCCGTTCCCAGCCAGACCGCCTTCCTCGCCGCCGCCGCCCGGGCCGCCCACCGGCTCGTCGACGGCCAGCCGCGCATCCTCGACGACCACCTGGCCGAGCCCCTGCTCGGCGACCGGGCCGACGAGCTGCTCGCCTATCACCGCCAGCACGGGGACCACCCGATCCTGGCCGGCGCCCGGGCGCAGACCGTGCTCCGCAGCGCCTACACCGAGCGCGCCCTGCGTACGTTCGTCCACCGTGGACCGAGCCAGTACGTCCTCCTCGGCGCCGGCCTGGACACCTCCCCGTACCGGCTGGACCTGGCCGGCACGCCGGTCTTCGAGCTCGACCACCCGACGACGTCGGCGGCCAAGCGGGCTGCGCTGACCGCGGCGCAGGTGCCCACCGACGGTGTCACCTTCGTCCCGGTCGACCTGGCCGGCGCCTCCCTGACCGAGGCGCTCGAAACCCTCGACCCGACGAGGCCGACCTTCGTCGCCTGGCTCGGCGTGGTGATGTACCTGTCCCCCGACGAGGTGGCCCGCACGACCGCCGCCCTGGCGGCGGCCCTCGCCCCCGGGTCGGAGCTGATCTTCGACCACCTGCTCCCGCCGGAGCTGCGCGACGCGGCCGGCGACGACTACGCGCGACAGGTCAGCGCGGTCGCGGCAGCGGACGGCGAACCCTGGCGTTCCAGCTTCGTCCCGGCTGCCGTCGCCGGCCTCCTGACGACGACCGGCTGGACGACGCTGGCCCAACCCGAGGCCCGCGCCGCCGTGCCACCATCCACATGGGACCGACACGACGCCCTGCGCCCGATGGGCATCTCCGCCCTGGCCCACGCGCACCTCAGCTGA
- a CDS encoding helix-turn-helix domain-containing protein: MTRPLDPDLFAACADTRPLIRIGDKWTTKLVVCLRDGPRRFGELLRPLRGITPKVLTESLRAMERDGLITRTAYAENPPRVEYALTPLGRTLLEPLAAICAWSAAHQPALNEARAAVS; the protein is encoded by the coding sequence GTGACGCGACCACTCGACCCGGACCTGTTCGCCGCCTGCGCCGACACCCGGCCGCTCATCCGCATCGGCGACAAGTGGACGACGAAGCTGGTCGTCTGCCTCCGCGACGGTCCGCGCCGGTTCGGCGAGCTGCTGCGGCCGCTGCGCGGCATCACCCCCAAGGTCCTGACCGAGTCGCTGCGGGCGATGGAACGCGACGGGTTGATCACCCGCACGGCGTACGCGGAGAATCCGCCCCGGGTCGAATACGCGCTGACGCCGCTCGGCCGCACCCTCCTCGAGCCGCTCGCCGCCATCTGCGCCTGGAGCGCGGCCCACCAGCCGGCGCTGAACGAGGCCCGCGCCGCGGTCAGCTGA